In a genomic window of Physeter macrocephalus isolate SW-GA chromosome 14, ASM283717v5, whole genome shotgun sequence:
- the GGA2 gene encoding ADP-ribosylation factor-binding protein GGA2, whose protein sequence is MAPYLGSWTTEKVKGRVIEILFSWTVWFPEDIKIRDAYQMLKKQGIIKQDPKLPVDKILPPPSPWPKSSIFDADEEKSKLLTRLLKSNHPEDLQAANRLIKNLVKEEQEKSEKVSKRVGAVEEVRSHVKVLQEMLSMYRRPGQAPPDQAALQVVYERCEKLRPTLFRLASDTTDDDDALAEVLQANDLLTQGVLLYKQVMEGRVTFGNTVVGSLGDIPVSRVFQNPTGCMKNCPLIDLEVDSGSEQAGTVAPSLLHQDLAALGISDGPVTKKVVSQNCGQEKRNPTTSTLPGGGVQSPSAERNLLDLLSPQPSPGPLNYIPQKSIPKEVPPGTKSSPGWSWEAGPLASSPSSQNTPLAQVFVPLESVKPSSLPPLIVYDRNGFRILLHFSQTGAPGHPEVQVLLLTMMSTATQPVWDIMFQVAVPKSMRVKLQPASSSKLPAFSPLMPPAVISQMLLLDNPHKEPIRLRYKLTFNQGGQPFSEVGEVKDFPDLAVLGAA, encoded by the exons ATGGCACCC tACCTGGGCTCCTGGACCACAGAAAAAGTTAAAGGAAGAGTCATTGAAATACTCTTCAGTTGGACAGTCTGGTTTCCGGAAGACATCAAGATCCGAGATGCTTACCAGATGCTGAAGAAACAAG GAATCATAAAGCAAGACCCTAAACTACCAGTGGATAAAATCTTGCCCCCACCTTCTCCCTGGCCCAAGAGCTCCATCTTTGATGCCGATGAAGAAAAGTCAAAG CTTCTGACAAGGCTTCTGAAGAGCAACCATCCTGAGGATCTTCAGGCTGCAAACCGGCTGATCAAGAATCTGGTCAAGGAG gaacaagaaaaatcagaaaaggtgTCCAAGAGAGTCGGTGCTGTGGAGGAGGTACGGAGCCACGTGAAGGTGCTGCAGGAAATGCTGAGCATGTACCGCAGGCCAGGGCAGGCCCCTCCAGACCAGGCAGCCTTGCAG GTCGTGTATGAGAGGTGTGAAAAGCTGCGGCCCACCCTGTTCCGGCTGGCAAGCGATACCACCGACGATGACGATGCGCTCG CGGAGGTTCTCCAGGCAAATGACCTCCTCACCCAGGGAGTTCTGCTGTACAAACAGGTGATGGAGGGCCGTGTCACCTTTGGGAACACAGTGGTCGGCTCTTTGGGAGACATACCTGTCTCCAGAG TCTTTCAGAATCCAACAGGCTGCATGAAGAACTGCCCCCTGATCGACTTGGAGGTGGACAGTGGATCCGAGCAGGCTGGGACTGTGGCGCCATCTTTACTGCATCAGGACCTGGCAGCCTTAG GGATCAGTGATGGCCCAGTTACCAAAAAG GTTGTGAGTCAGAATTGCGGTCAGGAGAAGAGGAACCCTACCACCAGCACACTGCCGGGTGGTGGTGTTCAGAGCCCTTCTGCAGAAAGGAACTTGCTGGATCTCCTCTCCCCGCAGCCGTCTCCGGGACCTCT GAATTATATTCCACAGAAAAGTATCCCCAAGGAAGTGCCACCAGGTACTAAGTCTTCTCCAGGTTGGTCCTGGGAGGCTGGCCCATTGGCTTcttctccatcttcccagaatacacctctgGCTCAAGTGTTTGTCCCTTTGGAGTCTGTTAAACCTA GCAGCCTGCCTCCTCTTATCGTGTATGACCGGAATGGATTCAGAATTCTGCTCCACTTTTCCCAGACTGGGGCCCCTGGCCACCCAGAGGTACAGGTGCTACTGTTGACCATGATGAGCACGGCCACCCAGCCTGTCTGGGACATCATGTTTCAAGTAGCTGTGCCAAAG TCAATGAGAGTGAAACTACAGCCAGCGTCCAGCTCCAAGCTTCCTGCTTTCAGTCCTTTGATGCCTCCAGCGGTGATCTCTCAGATGCTGCTGCTTGACAATCCGCACAAA GAGCCCATCCGGTTACGGTATAAGCTGACATTCAACCAGGGTGGACAGCCTTTCAGCGAAGTAGGAGAAGTGAAAGACTTTCCAGACCTGGCAGTCTTGGGTGCAGCCTAA
- the UBFD1 gene encoding ubiquitin domain-containing protein UBFD1 isoform X2, translated as MAAAGAPDGMEEPGMDTEAETVATEGPARPLNCLEAEAAAGAAAEDSCAARGSLQPAPAQPPGDLAAQASVSNGEDAGGGAGRELVDLKIIWNKTKHDVKFPLDSTGSELKQKIHSITGLPPAMQKVMYKGLVPEDKTLREIKVTSGAKIMVVGSTINDVLAVNTPKDAAQQDAKAEENKKEPLCRQKQHRKVLDKGKPEDVMPSVKGAQERLPSVPLSGMYNKSGGKVRLTFKLEQDQLWIGTKDSWREPNMPNSPVSGQHCRYSVFEVNGKEKYRGSHRLRLLGFRDRPFSMILLKTGPKFFGK; from the exons ATGGCGGCGGCCGGAGCCCCGGATG GCATGGAGGAACCTGGCATGGACACGGAGGCCGAGACCGTGGCGACCGAGGGGCCCGCGCGGCCCCTCAACTGCTTGGAGGCCGAAgccgcggcgggggcggcggccgAGGACTCCTGCGCCGCGCGAGGCAGTCTGCAGCCTGCCCCGGCCCAGCCCCCTGGGGACCTCGCGGCCCAGGCCTCGGTCAGCAACGGCGAGGAcgcgggcggcggcgcgggcAGGGAGCTGGTGGACCTGAAGATCATCTGGAACAAGACTAAGCACGACGTGAAGTTTCCCCTGGATAGCACAGGCTCCGAGCTAAAACAGAAGATTCACTCGATTACAG GTCTCCCGCCTGCCATGCAGAAAGTCATGTATAAGGGACTTGTCCCTGAGGATAAGACgttgagagaaataaaagtcaCCAGTGGAGCCAAGATCATGGTGGTTGGCTCCACGATAAATGATGTTTTAGCAGTAAACACACCCAAAGATGCTGCCCAGCAGGACGCAAAGGCCGAAGAGAACAAGAAGGAGCCTCTCTGCAGGCAGAAA CAACACAGGAAAGTGTTGGATAAAGGAAAACCTGAAGATGTGATGCCATCTGTTAAGGGTGCCCAG GAGCGCCTGCCATCTGTACCCTTATCTGGCATGTACAATAAGTCCGGGGGAAAAGTGAGACTTACCTTTAAGCTAGAACAAGACCAGCTGTGGATCGGCACTAAAG ATTCCTGGAGGGAACCGAACATGCCTAACTCACCTGTTTCTGGCCAGCACTGTAGGTATTCAGTGTTCGAGGTAAATGGTAAAGAGAAGTATAGGGGATCTCATCGTCTGAGGTTACTTGGTTTCAGGGACAGGCCATTTAGTATGATTCTGCTTAAAACGGGACCAAagttttttggaaaataa
- the UBFD1 gene encoding ubiquitin domain-containing protein UBFD1 isoform X1, translated as MAAAGAPDGMEEPGMDTEAETVATEGPARPLNCLEAEAAAGAAAEDSCAARGSLQPAPAQPPGDLAAQASVSNGEDAGGGAGRELVDLKIIWNKTKHDVKFPLDSTGSELKQKIHSITGLPPAMQKVMYKGLVPEDKTLREIKVTSGAKIMVVGSTINDVLAVNTPKDAAQQDAKAEENKKEPLCRQKQHRKVLDKGKPEDVMPSVKGAQERLPSVPLSGMYNKSGGKVRLTFKLEQDQLWIGTKEAKDLAILDLHFHMATISRSRAVVSDSWREPNMPNSPVSGQHCRYSVFEVNGKEKYRGSHRLRLLGFRDRPFSMILLKTGPKFFGK; from the exons ATGGCGGCGGCCGGAGCCCCGGATG GCATGGAGGAACCTGGCATGGACACGGAGGCCGAGACCGTGGCGACCGAGGGGCCCGCGCGGCCCCTCAACTGCTTGGAGGCCGAAgccgcggcgggggcggcggccgAGGACTCCTGCGCCGCGCGAGGCAGTCTGCAGCCTGCCCCGGCCCAGCCCCCTGGGGACCTCGCGGCCCAGGCCTCGGTCAGCAACGGCGAGGAcgcgggcggcggcgcgggcAGGGAGCTGGTGGACCTGAAGATCATCTGGAACAAGACTAAGCACGACGTGAAGTTTCCCCTGGATAGCACAGGCTCCGAGCTAAAACAGAAGATTCACTCGATTACAG GTCTCCCGCCTGCCATGCAGAAAGTCATGTATAAGGGACTTGTCCCTGAGGATAAGACgttgagagaaataaaagtcaCCAGTGGAGCCAAGATCATGGTGGTTGGCTCCACGATAAATGATGTTTTAGCAGTAAACACACCCAAAGATGCTGCCCAGCAGGACGCAAAGGCCGAAGAGAACAAGAAGGAGCCTCTCTGCAGGCAGAAA CAACACAGGAAAGTGTTGGATAAAGGAAAACCTGAAGATGTGATGCCATCTGTTAAGGGTGCCCAG GAGCGCCTGCCATCTGTACCCTTATCTGGCATGTACAATAAGTCCGGGGGAAAAGTGAGACTTACCTTTAAGCTAGAACAAGACCAGCTGTGGATCGGCACTAAAG aagcaaaagatcTAGCCATTCTGGACCTGCATTTTCACATGGCAACGATCAGCCGGAGCCGAGCAGTGGTTTCAG ATTCCTGGAGGGAACCGAACATGCCTAACTCACCTGTTTCTGGCCAGCACTGTAGGTATTCAGTGTTCGAGGTAAATGGTAAAGAGAAGTATAGGGGATCTCATCGTCTGAGGTTACTTGGTTTCAGGGACAGGCCATTTAGTATGATTCTGCTTAAAACGGGACCAAagttttttggaaaataa